The following are encoded in a window of Symbiobacterium terraclitae genomic DNA:
- the tsf gene encoding translation elongation factor Ts, translating into MAEITAKMVADLRARTGAGMMDCKKALIATDGDFDKAIDYLREKGLATAVKKAGRVAADGRVYAIVEEGDRHGVLVEVNCETDFVAKGEQFIDLCNHVAQLVLKTKPANMEALQEALGDTVKEAVARIGENIQVRRFARYEAPEAGRVHAYIHGDGRVGVLIELATASKAVADHPEVKNLCHELALQIASMKARYVAPADVPAAEIEHEKEILKAQAVNEGKKPEIAEKMVAGRIQKYYKEVCLLEQEWVKDSSKTVGALVKEVAATAGGEITVKQFVRYEKGEGIEKKQDDFQDEVMRQAGLK; encoded by the coding sequence ATGGCCGAGATTACCGCAAAAATGGTCGCTGACCTGCGGGCCCGCACCGGAGCCGGCATGATGGACTGCAAGAAGGCGCTGATCGCCACCGACGGCGACTTCGACAAGGCGATTGACTACCTGCGGGAGAAGGGGCTGGCCACCGCTGTCAAGAAGGCCGGCCGTGTCGCTGCTGACGGCCGCGTCTACGCGATCGTGGAGGAGGGCGACCGGCACGGCGTGCTGGTCGAGGTCAACTGCGAGACCGACTTCGTGGCCAAGGGCGAGCAGTTCATCGACCTGTGCAACCACGTGGCCCAGCTGGTGCTGAAGACCAAGCCGGCGAACATGGAGGCGCTGCAGGAGGCCCTGGGCGACACCGTCAAGGAGGCCGTCGCCCGCATCGGCGAGAACATCCAGGTGCGCCGCTTCGCCCGGTACGAGGCCCCGGAGGCGGGCCGCGTTCACGCCTACATCCACGGCGATGGCCGGGTCGGCGTGCTGATCGAGCTGGCGACCGCGAGCAAGGCCGTGGCGGACCATCCCGAGGTGAAGAACCTCTGCCACGAGCTGGCGCTGCAGATCGCCTCGATGAAGGCCCGCTACGTGGCGCCGGCCGACGTGCCGGCCGCCGAGATCGAGCACGAGAAGGAGATCCTGAAGGCCCAGGCCGTCAACGAGGGCAAGAAGCCTGAGATCGCCGAGAAGATGGTGGCGGGCCGGATCCAGAAGTACTACAAGGAGGTCTGCCTGCTCGAGCAGGAGTGGGTGAAGGACTCCAGCAAGACCGTCGGCGCCCTGGTGAAGGAGGTCGCCGCCACCGCAGGCGGCGAGATCACCGTCAAGCAGTTCGTCCGCTACGAGAAGGGCGAGGGCATCGAGAAGAAGCAGGACGACTTCCAGGACGAGGTCATGCGTCAGGCCGGTCTGAAGTAA
- the rpsB gene encoding 30S ribosomal protein S2: protein MSVISMKQLLEAGVHFGHQTRRWNPKMKEYIFTERNGIYIIDLQKTVRMVDAAYNAVRQMAADGGKILFIGTKKQAQDAVREEAERCGMFYVNQRWLGGMLTNFETIKKRINRLIELEEIEGTEYWTKLTKKEQAQLQHEREKLEKYLGGIKGMKSLPDMAFVIDPRKERIAVAELRKLRIPIVAIVDTNCDPDEIDHIIPGNDDAIRAVKLLTSKIADAVIEGRQGVDASATVDEVEEAAADAEPAEEFEAGVDVEAE, encoded by the coding sequence GTGTCTGTGATTTCCATGAAGCAGCTCCTCGAGGCGGGTGTCCACTTCGGTCACCAGACCCGCCGGTGGAACCCGAAGATGAAGGAGTACATCTTCACCGAGCGGAACGGCATCTACATCATCGATCTGCAGAAGACCGTCCGCATGGTCGACGCCGCTTACAACGCGGTGCGGCAGATGGCCGCCGACGGCGGGAAGATCCTCTTCATCGGCACCAAGAAGCAGGCGCAGGATGCGGTGCGGGAAGAGGCCGAGCGCTGCGGCATGTTCTACGTCAACCAGCGCTGGCTGGGCGGCATGCTGACCAACTTCGAGACCATCAAGAAGCGCATCAACCGCCTGATCGAGCTCGAGGAGATCGAGGGCACCGAGTACTGGACCAAGCTGACCAAGAAGGAGCAGGCCCAGCTGCAGCACGAGCGGGAGAAGCTCGAGAAGTACCTCGGTGGCATCAAGGGCATGAAGAGCCTGCCCGACATGGCCTTCGTGATCGACCCCCGCAAGGAGCGCATCGCGGTGGCCGAGCTGCGGAAGCTGCGGATCCCGATCGTCGCGATCGTCGACACCAATTGTGACCCTGACGAGATCGACCATATCATCCCGGGCAACGATGACGCCATCCGTGCGGTCAAGCTGCTCACCAGCAAGATTGCCGACGCCGTCATCGAGGGCCGCCAGGGTGTGGACGCTTCCGCCACGGTCGACGAGGTTGAGGAGGCGGCTGCGGACGCCGAGCCGGCCGAGGAGTTCGAGGCCGGCGTGGACGTGGAGGCGGAGTAG